Below is a window of Staphylococcus succinus DNA.
ATGTCATACACCAATACAACGATCAAATTTCAAATATGAAAATTCACGACTTAAGTTTAAAAACACATACCTCAATTTCTACAATCCACAGGCTAGTTAAAAAACTTGGATTCGAAGGATATAGTGACTTCAAATTTTACTTGAAAATGGAAAGTAATGTACCACCTTCTCATCCAGTAGGCATCGATCCTATTATTGAAGATATTCAAAGAACTGTAGAACATCTCGAAATGTTCGATTACAAACCGCTTAATCAATTAATAGAAGCAGCGCCATTCATCTATATCTTTGGCACTGGCATGGCCCAACAAAATGTGGCACGTGAAGCACAACGTCATATGTTGTCCATTTCTAAAAAGTCTATTGTGCTTAATGATGAAACAGAATTTAAATTAGCTATCAATCAAATGAACGCTGATGATTTATTATTTATTATTTCTCTTTCAGGTGAAACTAAAAATTTAAAAGAACCTATACAATTAATCAAATCACGTGAATTTCGTTATGTGTCTATCACAACGTTACATGATAATTATATTGCTAAAAATGCAGCTTTCAATATATATGTTAATAGTGCACCAATTCAATTTTTTAATAAAACTGAGTATTTTAGTTTCACACCTTATTATGTTGTTTTTGACTTTATCGCAAGATCCTACCATAAC
It encodes the following:
- a CDS encoding MurR/RpiR family transcriptional regulator, translating into MILDQLINKHFEHLTENDLHIINVIHQYNDQISNMKIHDLSLKTHTSISTIHRLVKKLGFEGYSDFKFYLKMESNVPPSHPVGIDPIIEDIQRTVEHLEMFDYKPLNQLIEAAPFIYIFGTGMAQQNVAREAQRHMLSISKKSIVLNDETEFKLAINQMNADDLLFIISLSGETKNLKEPIQLIKSREFRYVSITTLHDNYIAKNAAFNIYVNSAPIQFFNKTEYFSFTPYYVVFDFIARSYHNYKISST